From a single Pseudophryne corroboree isolate aPseCor3 chromosome 6, aPseCor3.hap2, whole genome shotgun sequence genomic region:
- the LOC134933976 gene encoding olfactory receptor 5AP2-like, whose translation MDIINKTEVKVFVFTGLTDNGKLAPFLFILFLHIYMVTILANIGMIAIIYRNTTLHTPMYFFLSYLSLVDILYSSVITPKMIHDLISVNKTISFNGCALQFYFFAALGSTESFLLSNMAYDRYAAICHPLHYVYIMTKKKCLSLVFLVTSMGFLQSAVQTSCVFSLRFCRSNLIDYFYCHTPSLLRLSCSDTFSCDMVTVYIIGPTGSACLIIILVSYSLIISSILRIKSAEGRQKAFSTCSSHLMCICIFFGAVMSTYLHAPSSAFEKLDKVGSVLYSVVTPMLNPLIYSLRNQEVKRIIMRVRHNLSSVAKTLSNIRLHAGALLVIFRK comes from the coding sequence ATGGACATCATAAACAAGACCGAGGTGAAGGTCTTTGTGTTTACAGGACTGACTGACAATGGTAAACTTGCCCCATTCCTCTTCATACTCTTCTTACACATTTATATGGTGACCATACTGGCAAACATTGGCATGATCGCAATTATCTATCGCAACACAACCCTCCATACTCCGATGTACTTCTTCCTGAGCTACCTCTCTCTGGTGGATATATTGTACTCTTCAGTAATAACTCCTAAGATGATTCATGACCTTATTTCTGTAAATAAGACCATCTCATTCAATGGCTGTGCTCTACAGTTTTATTTCTTTGCTGCCTTAGGATCCACTGAGTCTTTTCTTCTCTCCAACATGGCGTATGACCGGTATGCCGCTATCTGCCACCCACTCCACTATGTGTACATAATGACTAAGAAGAAATGTCTCTCTCTTGTTTTCCTTGTCACCTCCATGGGCTTCCTGCAGTCTGCAGTGCAGACCAGTTGTGTGTTCAGTCTCAGGTTCTGCAGGTCCAACCTAATAGACTATTTCTATTGTCACACACCTTCATTACTCAGACTGTCCTgctctgacactttctcctgtgacaTGGTAACTGTGTACATTATAGGTCCTACTGGCTCAGCTTGTTTGATTATTATACTGGTCTCATACAGTCTCATTATTTCTTCCATTTTACGGATTAAATCTGCAGAGGGCCGGCAGAAAGCATTCAGCACCTGCTCCTCGCATCTCATGTGCATCTGCATCTTCTTTGGGGCAGTTATGTCCACCTACCTACACGCTCCTTCCAGTGCCTTTGAGAAACTAGACAAGGTGGGCTCTGTTCTTTATTCAGTGGTGACCCCAATGCTGAACCCATTGATTTACAGCCTGAGGAATCAAGAGGTGAAAAGAATCATTATGCGAGTAAGGCACAATCTTTCTTCTGTAGCTAAAACTTTGTCAAACATTAGACTTCATGCTGGGGCTCTGCTAGTAATatttagaaaataa